In Deinococcus aquiradiocola, one genomic interval encodes:
- a CDS encoding ABC transporter permease subunit codes for MTPGQDGGNAIELSGVRVRLGGTVILDDVNLQVRRGEFLALIGPSGGGKSTLLRVIGGLLTPEAGQVRVSTPPAFVFQDYRLLPWRTALANVRLPADLNLGQLGADAALKLVGMNDFGAYYPAQLSGGMRARVALARALAQSGDVLLLDEPFAALDALVRERFNDELLHLHDKTGRTTVLVTHSIREATYLADRVAVLRDGRIVRVLDTARQGRASAYTEGLEAELRALLGEGDSTRLREDARRGPPLGWLWPALAVLLGLLLWQLIAVTLHQPFLLPAPTLVWTELLRAHTELLPQLWFTARTAILGALLGTLVGLLIGYPLGRSHWLERFLSPFLVASQSTPVVVLAPILITALGFGVLPAVLVSALSAFYPVMISVMVGVREVDRGYQELFRSLRAGSWQRLLHLELPGALPVMLGGMRLSLSLALIGAVVWEFVSNQPGLGFAVNQARAYYNGPRQYAAIVLLVLLGVTLNQLVGSLERRVLRGRRQH; via the coding sequence GTGACGCCCGGCCAGGACGGCGGGAACGCCATCGAACTGAGCGGCGTGCGCGTCCGGCTGGGCGGCACCGTCATTCTGGACGACGTGAACCTGCAGGTGCGGCGCGGCGAGTTCCTCGCCCTGATCGGCCCGAGCGGCGGCGGCAAGAGCACCCTGCTGCGCGTCATCGGCGGCCTCCTGACGCCCGAGGCGGGACAGGTGCGGGTCAGCACGCCGCCCGCCTTCGTGTTCCAGGATTACCGGCTGCTGCCGTGGCGGACGGCGCTCGCCAACGTGCGCCTGCCCGCCGACCTGAACCTCGGCCAGCTCGGCGCGGACGCCGCCCTGAAACTCGTCGGCATGAACGACTTCGGCGCGTACTACCCCGCGCAGCTGTCCGGCGGGATGCGCGCCCGCGTGGCCCTCGCGCGGGCACTCGCGCAGTCGGGCGACGTGCTGCTGCTCGACGAGCCGTTCGCGGCCCTCGACGCGCTCGTCCGCGAACGCTTCAACGACGAACTGCTGCACCTGCACGACAAGACCGGCCGCACCACCGTCCTCGTCACGCACTCCATCCGTGAGGCCACGTACCTCGCCGACCGGGTCGCCGTGCTGCGCGACGGCCGCATCGTCCGCGTGCTCGACACCGCCCGCCAGGGCCGCGCGAGCGCGTACACCGAGGGCCTCGAAGCGGAACTGCGCGCCCTGCTCGGCGAGGGCGACAGCACCCGCCTGCGCGAGGACGCAAGGCGCGGCCCGCCCCTCGGGTGGCTGTGGCCCGCCCTGGCCGTCCTGCTCGGCCTGCTGCTGTGGCAGTTGATCGCCGTGACGCTGCACCAGCCGTTCCTGCTGCCCGCCCCGACCCTCGTGTGGACCGAGCTGCTCAGGGCGCACACCGAACTCCTCCCGCAGCTGTGGTTCACGGCCCGCACGGCCATCCTCGGCGCGCTGCTCGGCACGCTCGTCGGCCTCCTGATCGGCTACCCGCTCGGCCGCTCGCACTGGCTGGAACGCTTCCTGAGCCCCTTCCTCGTCGCGAGCCAGAGCACGCCCGTCGTGGTGCTCGCCCCGATCCTCATCACGGCCCTCGGCTTCGGGGTGCTGCCCGCCGTGCTCGTGTCGGCACTCAGCGCCTTCTATCCCGTCATGATCTCCGTCATGGTCGGCGTGCGCGAGGTGGACCGCGGGTACCAGGAACTGTTCCGCAGCCTGCGTGCCGGCAGCTGGCAGCGCCTGCTGCACCTCGAACTGCCCGGTGCACTCCCCGTGATGCTGGGCGGCATGCGCCTCTCCCTGAGCCTCGCGCTGATCGGCGCGGTCGTGTGGGAATTCGTGAGCAACCAGCCGGGCCTCGGCTTCGCGGTGAATCAGGCGCGCGCGTACTACAACGGCCCCCGCCAGTACGCCGCCATCGTGCTGCTGGTCCTGCTCGGCGTGACGCTCAACCAGCTCGTCGGCAGCTTGGAACGCCGCGTGCTGCGCGGCCGCCGCCAGCACTGA
- a CDS encoding DMT family transporter, whose product MKSSAAPIAKAASSPARFDPLSLGAVLFTIVFWASAFAGIREGLRAFTPEHLALYRFLVASAVLGGYAVLKRFPLPSRPDALRILAVSVCGISLYHVLLNIGELSVPAGTASLIIAAGPVFTALLAARFSGERLNATGWIGTAVSLAGVTLIVLGNPGSLHATTQGLSGLHATTQGLSSLHAPTQGALSFTQGALLILAAALFTSVYFVFQRPILKRVPPAQFTVWSLIAGTIPMLVFLPGLGAQLAQAPVRAHLAVVYLGVFPSALAYLSWTFAISRVGAGRTTSFLYVSPVFAILIAWLWLHETPALLSVLGGLIAVGGVILVNTRGRLT is encoded by the coding sequence GTGAAGTCGTCCGCCGCCCCGATTGCCAAGGCCGCCAGCAGCCCCGCCCGCTTCGACCCGCTGAGCCTGGGGGCCGTGCTGTTCACCATCGTGTTCTGGGCGTCCGCCTTCGCGGGCATCCGCGAGGGCCTGCGCGCCTTCACGCCCGAACACCTCGCGCTGTACCGCTTCCTGGTGGCGAGCGCCGTGCTGGGCGGGTACGCGGTCCTGAAGCGCTTCCCGCTCCCGTCCCGCCCGGACGCGCTGCGCATCCTGGCGGTCAGCGTGTGCGGCATCTCGCTGTACCACGTGCTCCTGAACATCGGGGAGCTGAGCGTACCCGCCGGGACGGCCAGCCTCATCATCGCGGCCGGGCCGGTCTTCACGGCGCTCCTCGCGGCCCGCTTCAGCGGCGAGCGCCTCAACGCGACCGGGTGGATCGGCACGGCCGTCAGCCTGGCGGGCGTCACCCTGATCGTGCTCGGCAACCCCGGCAGTCTGCACGCCACGACGCAAGGCCTGAGCGGCCTGCACGCCACGACGCAAGGCCTGAGCAGCCTGCACGCCCCCACCCAGGGTGCTCTCAGCTTCACGCAGGGCGCCCTGCTGATCCTCGCGGCGGCCCTCTTCACCAGTGTGTACTTCGTGTTCCAGCGGCCCATCCTGAAACGCGTGCCGCCCGCGCAGTTCACGGTCTGGAGCCTGATCGCCGGGACGATCCCCATGCTGGTCTTCCTGCCGGGCCTCGGCGCGCAGCTCGCGCAGGCGCCCGTGCGCGCGCACCTCGCGGTCGTGTACCTGGGCGTGTTCCCGTCCGCGCTCGCGTACCTCAGCTGGACCTTCGCGATCTCGCGGGTCGGGGCGGGCCGCACCACCAGCTTCCTTTACGTCAGCCCGGTGTTCGCCATCCTGATCGCGTGGCTGTGGCTGCACGAGACGCCCGCCCTGCTGAGCGTGCTGGGCGGCCTGATCGCGGTGGGCGGCGTGATTCTCGTCAACACGCGCGGGCGGCTCACGTGA
- a CDS encoding SRPBCC family protein translates to MDTNVGQEQRIISGAAGGLLALLGARKRGPLGLLMAAAGGYLVYRAATGNDPVMQAAGGGTVASKPIFVEHSVVIDRPAQQVYDYWRKLENLPHIMSHLESVTVLDDRRSRWVAKAPLGSHVEWEAEIVNDKPGERIGWHSLPGATVDNAGSVQFESLAGGGTRVHVALSYRPPAGPLGAAVAKMFGSEPSQQIAEDLQKFKQAFEQSSSKN, encoded by the coding sequence ATGGATACAAACGTAGGTCAGGAGCAGCGAATCATCTCGGGTGCCGCCGGTGGGCTGCTCGCCCTTCTCGGCGCGCGCAAGCGCGGCCCGCTGGGACTGCTGATGGCAGCGGCAGGCGGGTACCTCGTGTACCGCGCCGCGACCGGCAACGACCCGGTGATGCAGGCGGCGGGCGGCGGCACGGTCGCCAGCAAGCCGATCTTCGTGGAGCACAGCGTCGTCATCGACCGGCCCGCGCAGCAGGTGTACGACTACTGGCGCAAGCTGGAGAACCTGCCGCACATCATGAGCCACCTGGAGTCCGTGACGGTCCTCGACGACCGCCGCAGCCGCTGGGTCGCGAAGGCGCCGCTCGGCAGTCACGTGGAGTGGGAAGCGGAGATCGTGAACGACAAGCCCGGCGAGCGCATCGGCTGGCACAGCCTGCCCGGCGCGACCGTCGACAACGCGGGCAGCGTGCAGTTCGAGTCGCTGGCGGGCGGCGGGACGCGCGTACACGTCGCGCTCAGCTACCGTCCCCCGGCCGGGCCGCTCGGCGCGGCGGTCGCGAAGATGTTCGGCAGCGAGCCGAGCCAGCAGATCGCGGAGGACCTGCAGAAGTTCAAGCAGGCCTTCGAACAGAGCAGCAGCAAGAACTGA